The genomic interval CAATTTctgtgaacaaacaaacaaacaaacaaaaaaacaataatctTTAAGTTGgtcccaaaaataaataaataaaaaacaattttattaccCTCGAATCGTCTGTCTTGATGATTGAAGTAAGGAATTGGATCAAGGTCTCGGCTTTTCGGTTACGGGGATCGTTAAAATAATCCCTTGTCGGGTCgcaaaattttagaaattcaaGCCATGTTCCGTGCTCCCCTGACAAACCCTTCTCTTGAGCTGCTATCACCAGCTCTACCAATTCCTACAACCACAATCAACCATGTTATTACatatagagagaaagagagcaaaATCGACCATCTGATccccaaaaatatatataactctaTTGTCGATCACTTACGTTTGTCTCCCTTGTGGCTATTATGTGCTCCATAACCTAAACCCGAGCGGCGCAATACCTAGAATAGACACTACCTAAAATGACACTACCTAAAAAGAATTGAaaacacaaaactaaaataaaaacaaaaacaaagaaaaaataaactaaaagtaaaactCTATcagaattttcttttaaaaaggaaaagaatgctcggatctatctatctatctataaattaaagaaaatttgtcaatagaaaacaaaaaaaaatctcttggTATAAAAACATCACTAAGTTGCTAATGACAATGTGGTGGACGCAGATAGCGTAGGAATGGTATTATTATCTTTATCCTAGAAATTtattgagaaattgccaaaaataccattttcatagtaccacttttcatgtttacactaaccacttttaccactacttttaatgaagggtttagatttgaacgtttaagatttagggtttagattttatgttttagggtttagatttgatgttttagggtttagggtataaagtttagggtttagagttgaggatttagggtttatagttgaggtttcagggtttagggtttaggatattgaatttagggtatatagtttagggtttagggtttagagttgaagatttagggtttagggtttagaattggggctttaggatttagagttttggattaaaattttgaaaaacatataaaaacaaagatataagagtctttaacattttaataaataaggtatttttgaaaatgtgtagttagtggtggtaaagatgaataatggtaccttcaaagtggtatttttgaaaattccccaaatTTATTAGGtgtctcttattttttttaatagtatttaagGAGAAAAGTTGAATAAGAGACTTAATTAAAAACCTTGAGATTTTATGTCCTCCATTGCAAGTCTCTAATTTAAGGTTTCATAATCTTCCCATGAAAGCATGAACTTGTTTTGTATGGTGAGAAGAGGGAAAATGTATGGTGAGAAGGATAGAAAATGAAGTTTGTTTGATTAAATGTGTTGCTCGTTTTGTATGGTGAGAAGAGAGAACATGAACTTGTTTTATATAGAGATTGTGGTGGTTACAAGGTTACAAAAGGTCCCTGAATACACTAGAGTACTAAACAAGCAAAAGACAAGACTAGAGAAGACAACACAAGTACTAGAAGGAACGTGACACAATAACAAGTCCGTGACACAAAGGACAAGTCCGTGACTACACACACAAGTAAAGCTTCTTCGTCTTCAGAAGGAACGTACGTGACACAAACTTACAATAATTGAAAGCTTCTTCCACTCTCAATGCTCCtaaaaatcacaagaacaagaCATAATCATAACAAGAACACAAGTTATTTtaacacacaaaaatattttaacaagcAGAGCAGATGAAAGAGAGAAAGACTAATCCGTGATGCTGCGTATTCCTTTGTCCAATGACTGTTGCTCATCTCTCTTGATCCATCCATCTAAACACACAAAGATAGGAAGGTTTCAGACACGACATGATTAATAAACAAAGACTGTGACATCTAAATTTGCAAACAGAGACAGAACAGGATTAATAAACAACCTGTATTGATGAATCTTCTTCAGCTCTCTTTCCACTGAACATATCAAACGCGAGTTGATCCCTTCATCTCACAACACAAAGacagaaacacaaaaaatattaatcaccaGAAAGAAGCCAAATCTAAATTGATAAACTTGCAATAAACAAAACGAAAATGaatcaatatattttacacCTAAAGCCAACAGAATGAACAGACAGAAAACATTATCAAAATTGATAAACTTGCAACAAAGATATCACAACTGATCAAAGCCACATGTATGATTGAAGAAGATGCAACAGAAGCTTTACCTGAGCGCGGAGAGCCATTGACAGAGAGCTCCGTCGCCGCCGTTGACGAGAGCCACCGCCAGACCGAATGGAACCtacaaacaaatttttttttttttttgatcaaaggaacctacaaacaaataaaacttctGATCAGAACAAGAAGAAGTTTAATCTAAAACATGCATGATTGAAGAAACAACAATAGATTTACCTTCCGATTCAAGTATCTTAACAGAGAGAGAGCGGTCCTTCGCCGTTGAGGAGACTCACGGAGAGGGAGATAATCCAATCAGCGACGAACTCGAGGAGGCACGAAGATAGAGGGGTTCATCGTCGGTCCATCGAGGAGCCACAAAGAGAGAGACTCTTCGTTTCATCGACGAGCCACGGAGAGACAGGATTCTGTGTCGTCGACGAGCCACGGAGACAGGGAGTTCCGCCGTTTCGTCAAGGAAccacggagagagagagaaaatcgCCTTTGAGAATAGAAGATAGAGAGATTTcggaaaaagagagagaacgGAACAGAAGCCACGCTCCTCCTCTCTCCTCTCACTTTGCCTACACGTGTCACTAATAACCGTTTCTTCCTTACCCCAAATAAGGAACGCCTCTTCtatttatttctgtttttgattttcttttaaatcataattaacataatgtttttttatactCCAAATCTTTCCTCTAGTTGTTGATTTTTACATTGATCTGTGgttttatacatatatgtgttGTGGTGTGTGTGCAGGTTGTTATCAAAGATATTATAAGCAAAAGCGTTGTAACGCAGTTTAAAGCACATAAGAGTCCAATTTCAGCTTTGAGCTTTGATCCAAGCGGCATGCTTCTTGTGACGGCTTCGATTCAGGGGCATAATATTAACGTCTTCAGAATATTGCCGAGAGCCTCTACAAGTACAAGCAGTGATGCGTCTTTTGTGCATCTCTTCAGGCTCCAGCGTGGGTTTACTAATGCGGTAGTTTGAAGGAGATTTCAAAATCCTAGAATAACATTGACTTTCACCTATTGGTTAGGGATTAATCTGAAGgagatttaatattttcagGTGATACAATACATCAGTTTCAGCAATGATAGCAGTTTGATAGCCATCAGCTCTTCAAGAGGGACAAGTCATCTCTTTGAGATTAATCCCGAGGGAGAAGGGAATAATGCTCCTGTTCTATCTGCTGTTAATAGGATAAGAAGCGGAAACATCAGCGGGTGGATGGGAACAATGAGCGGTGCTGCTGCAGCAGCAGCTGGGATGGTTGGAGGCTCTCTACCTGGTGCAACCGCATCAGCTTTCTGTTACTCCGTTGAACAGAACAAGAACAACAACCACTATGGTTCTTCTGCTGCTACTTCTGATGATAACTTGAAGAGGAACCTTCTGGTGTTTGCTCCTTCTGGATGTATGACACAGTATGCGTTGAAGCCTAATCAGGTTGAGGGCGGTGGTCATGAGATGGCAGGGTTTGATTTTGAGTCTGGTTCGGAGACTGAAGGGAAAGTAGGGGTTGAGCCGATGAGGAGGTGGTCTATGATTCAGAACCAGTCCAGAAGAGAGATGCAAGATCAGCACAGTGACGTGTATGGAGGAGGTGGAGCAAGTTCGGATTCTAAAAGTAGAGTGTTTCCGGAGATTGTTAGGAAGCAGAGTGCTGAGGAGTCTTGGAAAGTTACTAAGAAAGGAAAGGCTCGTggggaggataagcatcagatGTACATGTCTGAAGCAGAACTGCAAATGTATCAGCCGTCTCAGTTACCATTATGGGGAAGGAGAAATGTAAAAAAaactctctttttattttatttcttgttatGTGTT from Raphanus sativus cultivar WK10039 unplaced genomic scaffold, ASM80110v3 Scaffold0120, whole genome shotgun sequence carries:
- the LOC108845487 gene encoding autophagy-related protein 18f-like; amino-acid sequence: MIEETTIDLPSDSSILTERERSFAVEETHGEGDNPISDELEELLIFTLICGFIHICVVVCVQVVIKDIISKSVVTQFKAHKSPISALSFDPSGMLLVTASIQGHNINVFRILPRASTSTSSDASFVHLFRLQRGFTNAVIQYISFSNDSSLIAISSSRGTSHLFEINPEGEGNNAPVLSAVNRIRSGNISGWMGTMSGAAAAAAGMVGGSLPGATASAFCYSVEQNKNNNHYGSSAATSDDNLKRNLLVFAPSGCMTQYALKPNQVEGGGHEMAGFDFESGSETEGKVGVEPMRRWSMIQNQSRREMQDQHSDVYGGGGASSDSKSRVFPEIVRKQSAEESWKVTKKGKARGEDKHQMYMSEAELQMYQPSQLPLWGRRNFRFQEWVLDVDEESNGGGGEMDIEGIQTRTIEGRTRGLVPVWGYLQSPKPQQVTGESFQSPRNTTQGDQVAPLECHGTETEFGVVHGKDENLRSEEESVMSEESSPISEEET